The nucleotide sequence GTTCTTATCCATTTCCTCTGAGTGCACCATTCGACTATGTGCCATTTTGGAGTATGACCTTGCGTGTTTTCTTTTCCATCCTGGTATTTGTGTTTTTGGATATTGTGTGTGCAACTACGAAAATAACCACGACACATGGGAACTCTCACACACACCATATGGTCGTTTTATTTAGCAAAACATGGCAAACTTTCCTAGCATATGCATAACAGATTGGCGTTGGAATGGAGGCAAACCTAATTGGCTTGTGTTGATGGCAATCTGACACATACTTATATGCTGACATTATACCACAAAACACATGTCAACTTTTAGATAACTACATGGCAACACTAGGTATCAACACATGACAACCTTTTGTTTCCTGGGTTCTCGAGGGAAATTAGAGGGGGTGAAAACTTATCACATGTGGATGGAAGCACTAGAGCATGATACATAGAAGTCTTTTCCATACATTTTTCATTTGACCCATGTTTTTATATGGAGGGTGGAACATTACCATAACCTTAGATGACCACTCCAAAGCACAAGGCATCACAATTTTCATTCAACATTCATGTTTTTTTTTACTTTGGAGATAGTGGGAGGGGGAATTGGTGTTGATGGATAGTTGTATCCCTGGGTCGCATGTACCGCAAGGGACATATATGCATAGGGACATGGGGGTTCAAGGGACCCATACATGGGAGACCGATTTAATGGAAGGTGACTTCCGAGGTTTCCTATAAAGGAAGTCAAGGCCTTTCAAAACTAGGGAAGAGTCCAATTCTTAGGGACAAGCATCACtactgtgtgtgtgtgggggggggggctgccaTATTTCACATATACAAGGTCGTCTGACACCACAGAGAAGAACCAAGATGTACACACATTGCAACCTGCCCATAGAAGCCACATCAATCCATGACATCCAGTCTAGATCGACCCCTAGAACTGGACGAGTTGCCTCCCAACTTGTCAAAACCCTCTTTGTAAATCTCCATTGTACTCTATATCAAGATTAATCCCATATAATTAAGCATGAGTGGAGctattagcccccccccccctcccaaggggaaggAGGGGCACTGAAATAATATGTGAGTCCCGTACCGCTAAGAGGTGCCAGGTGAAATTATCCTCGACAATTGCATGTGCCCTCTTCTCTGTTCTCTACAAGGATATCCCTATTGTGACAGGGGGCGGCTGGGGGTTGTACAAAGGAGAGGGAATCAGGTGGagtgacgggggggggggggggcgcagttACGGGAGAAACGATGTCGATGTTATTTCACCGATGGGGTTTTAGGAGAAGCTATGGTGATCTATCAATACGAGAACCCGCAACATGTCAGATCGGGGAGGGAGAGGGGCGGGGTGGTTGGGGTGTTTTTCTGAAGGAGGAAGAAACTCGTCGCAGAGTCAGGATGAACCTAGACCGGTTTTAGATCTAGTGGCCCCGCGCTCACACTTGCTGGTTGAAGAGTTTGATCACAAGACTTCTCTCTATTGCCCGGTCATGGCGTAGCTCGCGGCTCATTCCAGTGTGAATCATTTCTATCGCGCGTCGTTGTGCCAGGGGGACAGCGAACCTACGTTCATGCCATATTTGTGTCCAATAACATACCCGCTTGAAACAGAGCAACTAAAAATTGCAGGAGTGGAAAAATCACAGGAATTCTAATGCCATTTAATCTGTTGAATAAGAAATTATGTTCAATTTGAGTTCTAACCTAAAACAGGGGAATGAAATATACATGAATTCATGACACAAGTTGGAAAAAACGAAAGATAAGACCACATGTATGATTTCCAGCAAAGTTCCTAGGGATTTTCCAATTCATAAAAAATCTGGTGAAGCATTTCTTTATTCCGAATGATACCATAGGAACTATTTATATAGGTATTTAGTTCTCCCAATTCCTaactttttccttttttattaaaCGAGGCCTAGAAGTAGGATAGAAAATCATTTTAATTGTTTAAAAAGGTCAGCATTAAAGCTCGTAAGCTCTGGTTAAGCCAGCCGGAAAAAAACGGGTCGCAAGGTGCCGATAACTTTTGCCACTCTGGTTAAGCCACATCTCTGCACCAAAGCTCCCCTGTTTCCGCAAGCTTCAGGCCAAAGGTTCAGGCTGTAGGCAGGTGCGTCGTATAAATACTCTACCATCAAGTAGATTCTGCATGGACCTCCAGCTTTGGGCGCGCGTTCTGGCGCCGCTCCGCAGCTGGCCGGCACGTATGTACGGTGACCAAAAGGGCGACGAGATAAGTAACGCGGGGAAGGAGGCAGCTGCGACCGTGTGGGCCGCAGAGCTGACAAAACCCGGGGTGGAAGTAAGCAAGCAGCATGCAGGGGCACAGCTAGCTCTGCTCGCTCGTAGCTACCCGTTCCTTTCCATCCCAGCCTCGGAACTCGGAGCCCATCGCCCGTCTCGGAAGGATGGCGATGGCTCTGGAAAGCCCAACGTGCCGACGCGCCCGACACAGCCAACGCCAGGAGGCATGCCGCGAGCACGTATAAACAGCGCACGCACAtgcgtctctccctctctctccagtTAGTAAGGAGCGATGCTGCCTCCCGTTTCGCCACAGCTCCCTCCCCCACGCAACTGTACTATAAAAGTTTCGCTTCCTAGGCTCGGCTGCGGCGGTGTCCGAAGCTGATCTGCGCGGCGCTGCTAGCGCTCGCGGCCGGCGCGCGGCCGGCCGTCTCGGTGGGCTCTCCGGCGCTTTACCGGGAGGTGGAGGTACGTGCGTTTGTCGCTCTCGTTTCATTCGGAGCCGTCAACTTTGCTCTCGTTTCACCATGCCATCTCCATCGATCGTAGTAGCAGCGGCTTCGGCAACCTAACGCCTTTGTTTCACCGCCGTTTCATTCATGTTCGGGGTCGGAACGGCGGGGGAATTCTTGGTGCCCGGCCGGGGGTGATTCTTGTGTAGCACCAGCAGTAAATAAATCTTGAACCGCCTTGGCTGCTGCTTAAGTGCTTATTATATGCTGCGAGGATCCGGTATTCCGGTAGGCTACCTTCTCATCATCTGAATCCTTCGAAATCGTGCAACCGCAAGCCAGTCTGTGCTTGCCTGCACGCGTTGTACTAGTCATAGCAGTTTCGCCTGGGGTGGCCATTGTTGGTGTGATGTGAGCTGATGCATTCTTCTTCATATGCCCTCGAGAACCGTCGGGTTGCCGCTGAAAAGCGAGCCCGTGTCTTTTCCTTCAGACAGTGAGAAGTCATGTGTTATCATCCGTCGATTCTGTCTGATTCTTCTTTTCCATACCATAGCACCCTGTCTGATTTTTCTTTTCCACACCATCCTAGGGACGTCGGCTCTATCTGATTTTGCTTTTCCATGCCATCAGGTCGACTCTTGTCTGATTAATAACTGTCTTCTTTTTGAGTGAAGTCTGGTATGACATTTTTTATAGAACACGAAGAGTCAGTATGAGATTAGTATCTGTCGCAAAAAAAACACTATATTGCTGTATCTCTGGGCCTCTAACAGGCCCACTAGTGCAGGACAAACTCTGGGCCTAGATTCCCTCTAGATGGTCCAGCCCAAAAATAAAAGGTAGACATGCATTttcacgtgcatgactgactttctcaaaaaacaaaaaagaaagaatgCATGACTGACTTTGCTATTTGTCACCTATCTATTTTTCCATTTTTGATGACACCACCTTTGTCACCTCTCTGAATTGAAGAGCACCGTGTCGTAAGACTCCTTATACTAATCCAACCCCCAAATTAGAAACGGCGATCTTGGCAGCATTAGGCAGTAGCAAACGGCCACACACGGTTTACTCATGTCCTTGTCTCTCACGCTAACGCGCGTAATGCTCAGTCGTCGGTACTGAGGCATCTCGGCGGCGGCAGTTGCCGGCTAGCTATTGAATGAAACCAGCAGACCCCGCGAGTTCGTCTCGTATACCAGGCTTAACTCGCGGCCACGTTTGGCGCTTTGGCAGTACCCTATCTATCCAGTACAAGACGAACTATTTACTactgtatctatctatctatctatctatctatctatctatagctCACCGTTTTCTCACGTGAATTTAATAGCTATCTAATGCTTTAATTCATGCTTATCTCTTGCATGCTGCAGGCTATAAATAGAGAGCGTGGCGCACAAGACTGAACCACACACACCACAACCACCAAGCAAGAGCGTACGTAGATAGTGGTGAGGAGAGATAGGATGGCGTCGGAGATGAGCAAGGATGTGAAGTTCTCCGAGGAGGAAGTCACCTCACACCCGCGCGTTCTCGAAGGTGAGGAGCAGGCGGTTGCGCCGGCGCGGCAGTCTTCCATCTTCGCGCTGACGCTGGACGAGCTGCAATACTCGGTGTGCGAGGCAGGGCGCAATTTTGGGTCCATGAACATGGACGAGTTCATGAGCAACATATGGAATGCCGATGAGTTCCAAGCAGCGACCGGCGGTGGCTTGGTGGGCATGGAGGTGGCTCCTGTGGTAGGTGCTGGTGGGGGCGGAGGTGGCCTTGATGCAGGAGGAAGCAACCTAGCCCGGCAGGAGTCGTTCTCCTTGCCTCCCCCGCTGTGCCGGAAGACGGTGGATGAGGTGTGGGCTGAGATCAACAGGGAGCCCCGCCCGGTGCATGCCCAGCCTCAGGCCGCGCGACCCTCACAGCAGCCTCCTGTCCAGCCATCGGTTCCGGCCAACGACCGGCAGGGGACCCTAGGCGAGTTGACATTGGAGCAGTTCCTTGTCAAGGCCGGCGTGGTCCGGGGATCTGGCGCCGGCGGCCAGGCGCCTGTGCCGGTCGGCATGGTCCATGGACAGATGAACCCCGCACAACAGGGGCAGCAGCCTGGCCCAATGATGTACCCAATTGCACCAGCCAATGGCATGTTCCCGGCGATGGGCGACGGCATGGGGTTCATCCCCAATGGGTATGCAGGGATGGTTGTggtgccgccgccaccacctcctcaagGTGGGGTGGTGGGTATCGTGAGCCCCGGGTCGTCGGACGGGAGGAGCGCCATGACGCAGGCTGACATGATGAACTGCATGGGCGAAGGAGCGATGATGGAGAATGGCGGCACCCGGAAACGCGGTGCCCCAGAGGATCAGTCTTGCGAGAGAAGCatcgagcgccgccaccgccgcatgATCAAGAACCGTGAGTCAGCGGCACGATCGCGTGCTAGGAAGCAGGTACTTACCTTCCTGCCAAAATTGTTGGTTTTTATGCAATGCTATTTCTGTAACGGTGGTAACAATGTTGGTGACACCTACACTACCTGTCTTTCTAAATCCTACAGGCTTATACCGTGGAGCTTGAAGCTGAACTGAACCACCTCAAGGAGGAGAACGCTCGTCTGAAAGCCGAGGAGGTACAGAGCTGCTGACCAGTGAAAACCATGAGAAAATTCAGTTTTCATATGCTTTTCAGATCTTACCATTACTAAATTGTTTCATTGTTTTGTTGCAGAAGACAATTCTGCTGACCAAGAAACAAATGGTATGTACAGTTTCCAACCATCACCTGGCAATCCTCCTACACTCGCCCCACTTGCCAATTGCTTGTAACAAATCCACTATTATTGCTAAGTCTTAAAATAGTCAATGTGTGCATGCTGATGGAAATGCCTTGTGGCGGCGATCTTTTTTTACAGCTGGTGGAGAAAATGATAGAACAGTCCAAAGAGAACGTGAACGCCAAGAAGGGTGCCCCCCTCTCGCGGCACTGCGGCAGCTGCATCTGGTGAAAGGTGACCCGCCATCCAGCTTCCATAGCCGTGCTCGCAGGAGGATGAGGAGGAATTGTGGTGTTTAAGCGGGGTCGTATAGTAATTTACTAGTAGTACCTAAAACCATAAGGACCCGAATGTCAGTGTTTATCTGGTCAAGCAAGTGAACTTTGTTGTTGTTACTGTTCATAGGTATATGGGTTTGTCAGACCTTCAGACAAATGGAACAAAAGAAGATTAGCAATATGTTGATGTGTACTCGCGCTTTAATGTGATGCAATGCATGTGGTCCATTtctggtgtggggggggggggttagagtttAGTCACGTAGACGCACTTTACTACATCAGAGAAATTTGAGGCATTCAAATAATTTTTAAATCTAGTGAAATTTGAGCTATTCAAACACGGGATCCCGTGAGCCTTGACAGGTGGTCACCCATCGCCATGCTTGGGTAGTCGATTCCCTTTCCCCTCCGCCACAGCTCGCTGCTTGAGGGTTCGGCTAGCTTTCAGTTGCGCTCTCTGGTTGGCCAACCATGATGGCTATCATCAACCTTTATGTTCTTACGACTGTGTGTATCGGAGGCGAGGGGTGATTCTCCTTTTCTCAGAAAAAATGCTCCTACACTTACCATCATTCGTCAGTTGCTTGCAAGAGCCTAATTGCCCAGTCTTAAAACAGTTAATGTGTGTGTGTGCTGATGGTAACACCCGGTGGCCGTGATTTTTTTTacagctgatgaagaagatggaacagtcaaaggagaATGTCAACGCCAAGAAGGGTGACACCCTATCACGGCGCTACGGTAGCTGCATCTAGTGAACGGTGACCCGTCATTCAACTTCCATAGCCGTGCTggtaggaggaggaggactttAAATCTGGCTGTTTTGTGTGTTTGATGCAACTGCAGCGacattttttttttgaggggaaacTGCAGCGACAATTGTGGTGTTGATAGTAGTTACCTTTTCTACTCAAAAGTGGGGTGATATATTAATTTACTAGTGGTAACTAAAATCCATAAGGACCCATGTATCGGTGTTTTCTGGTCAAGCAAGTAAACTTGTGTTGTTGTTACTGTTTATAGGTGATGACGGGTTTGTTAGAAACTTGAGACAAATGGAATAAAAGAAAATTAGCAATATGTTGATGTGTACTCGGAAAGTCCTCTTCTAATTCTGAGCTCAATTGAGTTCAGGATGAAtattaaattcaaaaaaatgaaaaagaaaacttTAATAAATCTTGAATTTTTTGGGTGTAAAATTTGACAAATGTTCTCAGTGCTTGAAAATTTCATCCTGAAATAtcattcgtggaagtcatggcaaaagaCAACACTCAAAAATGCATTCAAAAATAGCATTTATGGAGTGTCAAATTTTGCTTTTTTACCACGACTTCCAAGAATGTTATTTCGGGATAAAATTTGCAAGCATTGagaacatttttcaaagtttgcactttttttacttttttatattattattcattAGAGAGCACATGATCTCAGGGCCATACTTTGTGTCATGTGTACTCGCGCTTTAATATGATGCAATGCTATGTGTGTGGTCCATTGTCCGGTGTATGTTGGAGTCTTTGCCTTTGCTATCTTCGGAAGAAGTGAAGATGACACATGAGTTGAGTTTAGTCACATAGGTGCACTTTGTCGCGTAAGTGAAATTTGAGCCATTCAAATAGTTATTAAATACGATGAAATTTTAGCTATTCAAATAAGTGGTCAGACGAAATCCCATGAGAGTTGATAGTAGTTAGCTTTTCTTTTCGGAGCGGctgctggggaacgtagcatgcaatttcaaaaaaattcctacgatcacacaagatctatctaggagatgcatagcaatgagtggggagagtgtgtccacgtaccctcgtagaccgaaagtgaaagtattaggttaacgcggttgatgtagtcgaatgtgtTTGCGATCCaaacgatcaagtaccgaacgtatgccACCTCTGAGTTCAACaaacgttcagcttgatgacgttccTCAAACTCTTGATTcagcagagggttgagggagagtctCATCAGCACGACGGTATGGTGACGGTGATGtcatccgcacagggcttcgcctaagcactacgacgctataatcggaggagtaaactgtggagggggccaccacacacggctaagagaataactgttatGCTTTGGGGTGccaccctgcccccgtatataaaggagggaaggaggaggccggcgaccaagtggacgcaccaaggggggagtcctactaggactccactcctagtaggattcgccccccttttttcctttctcatcggaggggaaaggggaaggagagggagagggaaagaggaaagggggccgcgccccctcccccttgtccaattcggactccctggGGGGGCACTCCACCCTGCGGGCTCCCCACTCtatctcccctatggcccatgaaggcccattaagggcttccggtaacccctcggtactctgataaatatccGAAACATCTCGAACcaatttcggtgtccgaatatgatcgtccaatatatcaatctttacctctcgaccatttcgagactcctcgtcatgtccgtggtctcatccgggactccaaacaaacttcggtcaccaaaacacataattcataatacaaatcgtcatcgaacgttaagcgtgcggaccctacgggttcgagaactatgtagacatgactgagacgtatctccgatcaataaccaatagcagaacctggatgctcatattggttcctacgtattctacaaagatctttatcagtcaaaccgcaataacaacatacattattccctttgtcatcggtatgttacttgcccacgattcgatcgtcggtatcatcatacctagttcaatctcattaccggcaagtctctttactcgttccgtaatgcatcatcctgtaactaactcattagtcacattgcttgcaaagcttatagtgatgtgcattactgagagggtccagagatacctctccgatacttggagtgacaaatcctaatctcgatctatgccaacccaacaaacaccttcggagacacctgtagagcatctttataatcacccagttatgttgtgacgtttgatagcacaaaaggtgttcctccggtattcgggagttgcataatctcatagccagaggaatatgtataagtcatgaagaaagcaataacaataaaacttaaggatcattatgctaagctaacggatgggtcatgtccatcacatcattctctaatgatgtgatcctgttcatcaaatgacaacacatatctatggtcaggaaacttaaccatctttgattaacgagctagtcaagtaaaggcatacaaGGGACACTCTGTTTcatctatatattcacacatgtactaagtttccgattaatacaattctagcatgaataataaacatttatcatgatataaggaaatataaataacaactttattattgcctctagggcatattttcttcagtctcacacttgcactagagtcaataatctagactacatagtaatgattctaacacccatggagtcttggtgctgatcatgttttgctcatggaagaggcttagtcaacgggtctgcaacattcagatccgtatgtattttgcaaatctctgtgtctccctccttgacttgaccgcggatggaattcaagcgtctcttgatgtgtttggttctcttttgaaatctagattccttcgctaaggcaattgctccagtattgtcacaaaaaatttcattggacccgatgcactaggtattacacctagatcggatatgaactccttcatccagactccttcattcgttgcttccgaagcagctatgtactccgcttcacacgtagatcccgccacaatgctctgcttggaagtgcaccaactaacagctccaccattctatataaatacatatccgttttgtgacttagagtcatccggatcaatgttaaagctagcatcgacgtaaccatttacgacaagctctttgtcacctccataaatcagaaacatatccttagtccttttcaggtattttaggatgttcttgaccgctatccagtgatccactcctgggttactttggtacctccctgttaaacttatagaaaggcacacatcaggtctggtacacaacattgcatacatgatagaacctatggccgaggcatagggaatgcctttcattttctctctatctattgtagtggtcaggcattgagtctgactcaacttcacacgttctaacataggcaagaaccctttctttgactggtccattttgaacttcttcaaaactttatcaaggtatgtgctttgtgaaagcccaattaagcgtcttgatctatctctatagatcttgatgcccaatatgtaagtagcttcactgaggtctttcattgaaatattcttattcaattatccttttatgctatccagaaattctgcattatttccaatcaacaatatgtcatccacatataatattagaaatgctacagagctcccactcactttcttgtaaatacatgcttctccataagtctgtataaaaccatatgctttgatcacacaatcaaagcgtatattccaactccgagaggcttgcaccagtccataaatggatcgctggagcttgcacactttgttagtacctttaggattgacaaaaccttctggttgcatcatatacaactcttctttaagaaatccattaaggaatgcaattttgacatccatttgccaaatttcataatcataaaatacggcaattgctaacatgattcggacagagttaagcatcgctacaggtgagaatgtctcatcgtagtcaactccttgaacttgtcgaaatccttttgcaaaaagtcgagctttgtagacagtaacattaccgccagcgtcagtcttcttcttgaagatccatttattctctatggcttgccgatcatcgggcaagtcaaccaaagtccacactttgttgtcatacatggatcccatctcagatttcatggcctcaagccattttgcggaatctgggctgatcatcgctttctcatagttcgtaggttcatcatggtctagtaacatgacttccagaacaggattaccataccactctggtgcggaacgtactccgattgacctatgaggtttgctagtaacttgatctgaagtttcatgatcatcattgttagcttcctcactaattggtgtaggtatcactggaactgatttctatgatgaactaatttctgattcgagagaaggtacaactacctcatcaagttctactttcctcccactcactttttttgagagaaactccttcgctaggaaggatccattcttagcaacgaatatcttgccttcagattttTGATAGAAGGTGTgaccaacagtttcttttgggtatcctatgaagacacatttctccaatttgggttcgagcttactaggttgaagctttttcacataagcatcacagccccaaactttaagaaatgacagcttaggtttcttgccaaaccacagttcatatggagtcgtttcaacgaatttagatggtgccctatttaatgtgaatgcaaccgtctctaaagcataaccccaaaatgatagtggtaaatcggtaagagacatcatagatcacatcatatctaataaagtatggttacaatgttcggacacaccactacactgtggtgttccaggtggcgtgagttgcgaaactattccacattgtttcaaatgaagaccaaactcgtaactcaaatattcgcctccatgatcagatcgtataaactttattttcttgttacgatgattttccagttcactatgaaattctttgaacttttcaaatatttcagacttgtgtttcattaagtagatatacccatatctgctcaaatcatctgtgaaggtcagaaaataacgataactatcacgagcctcaacactcatcggaccgcatacatcggtatgttttatttccaataagtcagtggctcgctccattgttccggagaacggagtcttagtcatcttacccatgaggcatggttcgcaagcatcaagtgattccaaaagcccatcagcatggagtttcttcatgtgctttacaccaatatgacctaaatggcagtgccacaaataagttgcactatcattattaactttgcatcttttggcttcaatattatgaatatgtgtatcactacgatcgagattcaacaaaaatagaccactcatcaagggtgcatgacaataaaagatattactcatataaatagaaaaaccattattctcgtatttaaatgaataaccatcttgcatca is from Triticum aestivum cultivar Chinese Spring chromosome 3A, IWGSC CS RefSeq v2.1, whole genome shotgun sequence and encodes:
- the LOC542952 gene encoding bZIP transcription factor ABI5 homolog codes for the protein MASEMSKDVKFSEEEVTSHPRVLEGEEQAVAPARQSSIFALTLDELQYSVCEAGRNFGSMNMDEFMSNIWNADEFQAATGGGLVGMEVAPVVGAGGGGGGLDAGGSNLARQESFSLPPPLCRKTVDEVWAEINREPRPVHAQPQAARPSQQPPVQPSVPANDRQGTLGELTLEQFLVKAGVVRGSGAGGQAPVPVGMVHGQMNPAQQGQQPGPMMYPIAPANGMFPAMGDGMGFIPNGYAGMVVVPPPPPPQGGVVGIVSPGSSDGRSAMTQADMMNCMGEGAMMENGGTRKRGAPEDQSCERSIERRHRRMIKNRESAARSRARKQAYTVELEAELNHLKEENARLKAEEKTILLTKKQMLVEKMIEQSKENVNAKKGAPLSRHCGSCIW